A section of the Dehalobacter sp. DCM genome encodes:
- the leuC gene encoding 3-isopropylmalate dehydratase large subunit has translation MGMTISEKILAAHAGVDKVVPGEIINAKLDIVLSNDITGAVAIREFEKLGIEKVFDREKIALVPDHFTPNKDIASAEQSKILREFARKQDITHYWDTGRVGIEHCLLPEQGVVVPGDLIIGADSHTCTYGALGAFATGVGSTDCAAGMATGEAWFKVPETLKFVFHGTKYQPFVSGKDLILYIIGKIGVDGARYKAMEFAGDGIRALSMDNRLTICNMAIEAGGKAGIIEPDDITLDYVKARAKRPFTVYTSDPDAVYEKVYEFNTEDIPLQIAYPHLPENTRPINEAMGLKVDQVVIGSCTNGRLEDMEITANILKGKKIHPNIRCIIFPGTQDILLESINRGWVQTMIEAGAAVSTPTCGPCLGGHMGILAKGERALSTTNRNFVGRMGHPESEVYLCNPAVAAAAAVCGEIVHPGEVISNG, from the coding sequence ATGGGTATGACAATCAGTGAAAAAATCCTGGCTGCTCATGCGGGCGTTGATAAAGTTGTTCCAGGAGAGATTATCAATGCTAAACTGGATATCGTATTATCCAATGATATTACAGGTGCAGTGGCAATAAGGGAATTTGAAAAGCTTGGAATAGAAAAGGTGTTCGATAGGGAAAAGATCGCGCTGGTACCGGATCATTTTACACCGAACAAGGATATTGCTTCCGCCGAACAAAGCAAAATCTTACGGGAATTTGCCCGCAAGCAAGATATAACTCATTACTGGGATACAGGAAGAGTCGGCATTGAACATTGCCTTCTGCCGGAACAGGGAGTGGTTGTACCCGGCGATTTGATCATCGGTGCGGATTCCCACACGTGTACCTACGGCGCGTTGGGGGCATTTGCCACCGGCGTCGGCAGCACTGACTGTGCGGCAGGCATGGCAACAGGGGAAGCCTGGTTTAAGGTACCGGAGACGTTGAAGTTTGTTTTTCATGGCACGAAGTATCAGCCTTTCGTCAGCGGCAAGGACTTGATTCTTTATATTATTGGGAAAATAGGAGTAGATGGTGCCCGTTATAAGGCGATGGAATTTGCCGGCGACGGTATCCGGGCACTATCAATGGATAACAGACTGACCATTTGCAATATGGCTATCGAAGCCGGCGGTAAAGCAGGGATCATTGAGCCGGATGATATCACGTTAGACTATGTGAAAGCACGGGCTAAAAGACCCTTCACCGTTTACACCAGTGATCCGGACGCCGTGTATGAAAAAGTTTATGAGTTCAATACAGAAGACATTCCGCTGCAGATCGCCTATCCGCATCTTCCGGAAAATACCCGGCCCATTAACGAAGCGATGGGCTTAAAAGTAGATCAGGTTGTTATCGGTTCCTGTACCAACGGCAGACTGGAAGATATGGAGATCACTGCGAATATCCTGAAAGGGAAGAAGATCCATCCCAATATTCGTTGTATCATCTTCCCTGGAACTCAGGATATCCTCTTGGAGTCGATCAATCGCGGCTGGGTCCAGACGATGATCGAAGCGGGTGCTGCCGTCAGCACGCCAACCTGCGGCCCTTGTCTCGGGGGCCATATGGGGATTCTCGCTAAGGGCGAACGTGCACTGTCAACAACAAACCGGAATTTTGTAGGACGCATGGGGCATCCGGAAAGTGAAGTCTATTTGTGTAATCCTGCCGTCGCTGCCGCAGCTGCGGTATGCGGTGAAATCGTTCATCCTGGGGAGGTGATTTCCAATGGGTAA
- the ilvC gene encoding ketol-acid reductoisomerase, translating to MATMYYDQDADLGLLKGKTIAVMGWGSQGHAQSQNLKESGLNVIIGLRSNSQRKQEAEAAGLTVMTVSEAAAKADVIQILLPDETQAKVYREEIAPYLTAGKVLCFSHGFNIHFGQIVPPADVDVVMIAPKSPGHLVRRTYTEGAGTPGLIAVYQDATGKAHQIALAYAKGIGCTRAGLIETTFAEETETDLFGEQAVLCGGVSELVRAGFDTLTEAGYQPEIAYFECLHELKLIVDLMYEGGISRMRYSVSDTAQYGDLMIGRRIITDETRQEMKKVLSEIQNGVFARNWLAENQVGRPVFNAITRRDAEHPIEKVGQQLRSMMAWLKKK from the coding sequence ATGGCTACAATGTATTATGATCAAGATGCTGATCTGGGACTTTTAAAAGGGAAAACCATCGCTGTCATGGGCTGGGGAAGCCAAGGCCATGCGCAATCTCAAAACTTGAAGGAATCCGGTTTAAATGTCATTATCGGCTTGCGCTCCAACAGCCAGAGAAAACAAGAAGCGGAAGCTGCCGGATTAACCGTTATGACTGTCTCCGAGGCGGCTGCCAAAGCAGACGTTATTCAGATTCTGCTCCCCGATGAAACACAAGCAAAAGTCTATCGTGAAGAAATTGCGCCCTATCTTACCGCCGGTAAAGTACTTTGTTTTTCTCACGGTTTTAATATTCATTTCGGACAGATTGTTCCCCCGGCTGATGTTGATGTTGTGATGATTGCACCGAAGAGTCCAGGTCATTTAGTACGCCGTACGTATACGGAAGGTGCCGGGACACCCGGACTCATCGCAGTTTATCAGGATGCCACCGGAAAGGCCCACCAAATCGCCCTGGCCTATGCCAAAGGCATTGGCTGTACACGTGCGGGACTGATCGAGACAACCTTTGCTGAAGAAACAGAGACGGATCTCTTTGGTGAGCAGGCTGTCCTTTGCGGCGGCGTATCTGAGCTGGTCAGAGCCGGATTTGATACGCTGACAGAGGCGGGATATCAGCCGGAGATTGCGTATTTCGAATGCCTGCATGAATTGAAACTGATTGTTGATTTGATGTACGAGGGCGGGATCAGCCGGATGCGCTATTCTGTTTCAGATACCGCCCAATATGGGGATCTGATGATTGGCAGACGGATCATTACGGATGAAACCCGCCAAGAAATGAAAAAAGTACTCTCTGAGATTCAAAACGGTGTCTTTGCACGTAACTGGCTTGCCGAGAACCAAGTTGGCCGTCCCGTATTCAATGCGATTACACGGCGCGATGCGGAGCACCCGATTGAAAAGGTTGGACAGCAGCTTCGTTCGATGATGGCCTGGTTAAAAAAGAAATAA
- the ilvN gene encoding acetolactate synthase small subunit, with amino-acid sequence MLHTLAVVVENDPGVLARVSGLFSRRGYNIYSLTVCQTENPELSVMTIVVEGDSQVIEQVTKQLHKLVVVHKVTNLSNEAVVDRELALIRVKTKAETRLEVLQITDIFRGRVVDMGRNSLTIELTGDEDKINAFIKAMRIYGIQELVRTGKIAIARADNN; translated from the coding sequence ATGCTGCATACACTTGCGGTTGTGGTCGAAAATGATCCAGGCGTCCTGGCCAGAGTATCCGGACTCTTTTCCCGCCGGGGCTACAACATCTATAGTCTGACGGTATGTCAGACCGAAAATCCGGAGCTGTCCGTGATGACGATCGTGGTGGAGGGTGACAGTCAGGTCATTGAACAGGTTACCAAGCAGCTGCATAAACTTGTGGTGGTGCATAAAGTGACGAACCTGAGCAATGAAGCTGTCGTTGACAGAGAACTGGCCCTGATTCGTGTTAAAACAAAAGCGGAAACACGATTAGAAGTGCTTCAAATCACCGATATCTTCCGGGGAAGAGTTGTCGATATGGGCAGGAACAGTCTGACCATCGAATTAACAGGAGATGAAGATAAAATAAACGCATTTATTAAAGCCATGCGGATATACGGTATTCAGGAACTGGTCCGTACTGGGAAGATTGCCATTGCCAGAGCAGATAATAACTGA
- a CDS encoding 2-isopropylmalate synthase — protein MRRLDIFDTTLRDGEQSPGVALNMEEKLQIARQLEKLGVDVIEAGFPITSPGDFQAVALIAEKVKNSTIAALARAEEKDIDRAWEAIRIAESPRIHTFIATSPIHMQYKLRKTPDHVLELAVRGVELARSKVSDVEFSAEDASRSHIDFLAQIFSRVIKAGATVINIPDTVGYAMPGEFADFIKAVMAKTTGIEKVKVSVHCHNDLGLAVANSLAAVNVGIHQIECAMNGLGERAGNAALEEVAMALSTRKEWYGVETGINTKEITRTSNLVSRLTGMRIQANKAVVGKNAFAHESGIHQDGVLKERSTYEIMSPEAIGLDINTIVLGKHSGRHAVKQSLDDLNIEMDEQRFQKLFEDFKVLAEKKKVITEADLYALAEIKAAELVKLDYWQILSGNTLKPTATIGLVHTNGYDDNEELVKAAYGDGSVAAAYKAIDKIIGVDGVLENYALQAIDSGEDSQGEVTVTVAFGEHKAAGRGVSTDVIEASIKAYVQAVNRALTKGWITIKKR, from the coding sequence ATGAGACGACTGGATATTTTCGATACGACTTTAAGAGATGGGGAACAATCACCGGGTGTCGCTTTAAACATGGAAGAAAAACTGCAAATAGCCCGTCAGCTTGAGAAGCTCGGTGTTGATGTTATTGAAGCCGGTTTTCCGATTACCTCCCCGGGTGATTTCCAGGCGGTAGCACTTATTGCAGAGAAAGTTAAGAATTCCACGATAGCGGCCCTCGCCAGAGCAGAAGAAAAAGACATTGACAGGGCTTGGGAAGCGATCCGTATTGCGGAAAGCCCGCGAATTCATACATTTATTGCTACGTCCCCGATTCACATGCAATATAAGCTGCGCAAAACACCGGATCACGTTTTAGAACTTGCTGTGCGCGGGGTCGAACTCGCCAGATCCAAAGTCAGCGACGTGGAATTCAGTGCCGAAGATGCTTCGCGCAGCCACATAGACTTCTTGGCCCAAATATTCTCGCGGGTGATCAAAGCGGGTGCCACGGTTATTAATATCCCAGATACAGTGGGTTATGCCATGCCCGGTGAGTTTGCCGACTTTATCAAGGCGGTCATGGCGAAGACAACCGGCATAGAAAAAGTCAAAGTGAGTGTTCACTGCCATAACGATCTGGGTTTAGCGGTTGCTAATTCTCTGGCTGCTGTCAATGTCGGCATCCATCAGATCGAATGTGCAATGAACGGTCTCGGCGAGCGGGCAGGTAACGCCGCTTTGGAAGAAGTAGCCATGGCCTTGTCTACACGAAAAGAATGGTATGGCGTAGAGACGGGTATCAATACAAAGGAAATTACCCGCACCAGCAATTTGGTAAGCAGATTGACCGGTATGCGAATCCAAGCAAATAAAGCAGTGGTTGGAAAAAACGCCTTTGCTCATGAATCGGGTATCCACCAGGATGGCGTCCTTAAAGAACGGTCAACCTATGAGATTATGTCCCCCGAGGCCATCGGGCTGGACATAAATACTATCGTGTTAGGCAAACATTCCGGGCGGCACGCTGTTAAACAATCACTGGATGATCTCAATATTGAAATGGATGAGCAGCGCTTCCAAAAACTCTTTGAAGATTTCAAAGTCCTCGCCGAAAAGAAAAAGGTCATCACTGAAGCTGATCTTTATGCTCTGGCTGAAATAAAAGCGGCAGAATTGGTTAAGTTGGATTACTGGCAAATCCTCAGTGGAAACACCTTAAAGCCGACGGCTACAATTGGATTGGTTCACACCAATGGCTATGATGACAACGAAGAATTGGTCAAAGCCGCTTATGGCGACGGATCCGTTGCCGCTGCTTATAAAGCAATCGATAAAATCATCGGCGTCGACGGTGTATTAGAGAATTACGCGTTGCAGGCTATTGACAGTGGAGAAGACTCCCAAGGTGAAGTTACTGTCACCGTAGCTTTTGGAGAGCATAAGGCCGCCGGTCGGGGAGTCAGTACAGACGTTATTGAAGCAAGTATCAAAGCCTATGTCCAGGCAGTCAATCGGGCCCTGACCAAAGGCTGGATCACAATCAAGAAACGCTAG
- the ilvB gene encoding biosynthetic-type acetolactate synthase large subunit, with protein sequence MDQTKDEKLIARDPEITWEDEESLARDTYNGAKALLDVLEQEGVELIFGYPGGSLLALYDALLDSSIRHILPRHEQSAVHAADAYARVSGKVGVCLATSGPGAANMVTGIANAYMDSIPVVILTGQVSTHLLGTDSFQEVDITGITMPITKHSYLVKDARDIPRIVKEAFYIAGTGRPGPVLIDLPKNIMAADASDSYPSKVALKSYKFFTKGNAGQIAEAAKALAQSKKPVVYAGGGVITSRAEKGLRDLIEKANIPVVTTLMGIGSLPSTHPNHLGMVGMHGTITANLAIDECDLLLAIGVRFDDRVTSGLKHRFATKAKVIHIDIDPAEIGKVIRANIPIVGDAKLVLEEFLLKASPPEIDPWWMKLRAWQKQYPLGYEPDGHLNPQMILEAMGKLSPEDTIVVTDVGQHQMWAAQFYPVTRAKQFITSAGLGTMGFGLPAAIGAQFAEPDNLVFLVTGDGSLQMSIHELATAVQYALPIKIILMNNGVLGMVRQMQKVLFNERFSQIQLDANPDFVKLADAYGIKGLRVDSPEQIEYALKTAIETKGPFIVDFTISPDEVVLPFVPAGQGITEILEGEK encoded by the coding sequence CCAGAGATACGTACAATGGCGCCAAAGCCTTACTTGATGTGTTGGAGCAGGAAGGAGTCGAACTGATCTTCGGTTATCCCGGAGGTTCATTGCTCGCGCTTTATGATGCTCTTCTGGATAGCTCGATTCGCCACATCCTGCCGCGGCATGAACAGAGTGCGGTCCATGCAGCCGATGCTTATGCCAGGGTCAGTGGCAAGGTGGGTGTCTGTCTGGCTACTTCCGGACCCGGAGCGGCAAATATGGTTACGGGTATCGCCAATGCGTATATGGATTCTATACCGGTTGTTATTCTGACGGGTCAAGTTTCTACACACCTTCTAGGAACAGATTCCTTCCAGGAAGTAGATATTACGGGTATAACGATGCCGATTACCAAACATTCTTACTTGGTCAAGGATGCGAGGGATATACCCCGTATTGTCAAGGAAGCTTTTTATATCGCCGGTACCGGGCGCCCCGGTCCTGTTCTGATTGACCTTCCCAAAAATATTATGGCCGCGGATGCCTCGGATTCTTATCCTTCTAAAGTAGCCTTGAAAAGCTATAAGTTTTTTACCAAAGGCAATGCCGGGCAAATTGCTGAAGCTGCCAAAGCATTAGCTCAAAGCAAGAAACCGGTGGTTTATGCCGGGGGAGGCGTTATCACCTCACGAGCGGAGAAAGGGCTGCGAGATTTGATCGAGAAAGCCAATATTCCGGTGGTTACCACCCTCATGGGAATCGGCAGTCTTCCGTCCACACATCCGAACCATCTGGGGATGGTCGGAATGCATGGCACGATAACCGCAAACCTGGCTATCGATGAATGTGATCTTTTGCTCGCCATTGGTGTTCGTTTTGACGATCGGGTCACCAGTGGTCTGAAACACCGGTTTGCAACGAAGGCAAAAGTTATCCATATTGATATCGATCCGGCGGAAATAGGAAAAGTCATTCGTGCCAATATCCCCATCGTCGGCGATGCCAAGTTGGTTTTGGAGGAGTTCCTTCTAAAAGCAAGCCCGCCGGAAATCGATCCGTGGTGGATGAAGCTGCGTGCCTGGCAAAAACAATACCCTTTGGGTTATGAACCGGACGGTCACCTCAATCCGCAAATGATTCTGGAAGCGATGGGAAAACTAAGCCCGGAGGATACGATCGTCGTGACGGATGTTGGGCAGCATCAGATGTGGGCAGCCCAGTTTTACCCGGTAACCCGGGCTAAGCAGTTCATAACCAGCGCCGGTTTAGGGACGATGGGATTTGGTCTGCCGGCAGCAATCGGCGCTCAATTTGCCGAACCGGATAATCTAGTTTTTCTGGTAACTGGCGACGGTTCATTACAGATGAGTATCCATGAATTAGCAACAGCCGTTCAATATGCATTACCGATTAAAATAATTCTGATGAATAACGGTGTTCTGGGGATGGTAAGGCAAATGCAAAAAGTTCTGTTCAATGAGCGTTTTAGCCAGATCCAACTGGATGCCAACCCGGATTTTGTCAAACTTGCGGATGCCTATGGCATTAAAGGCTTGCGCGTTGACAGTCCGGAGCAGATAGAATATGCGCTAAAAACGGCCATTGAGACGAAAGGACCATTCATTGTTGATTTTACTATATCACCGGACGAAGTCGTACTTCCGTTTGTACCCGCCGGACAGGGAATTACTGAGATACTGGAGGGAGAAAAGTGA